One Mycobacterium sp. SMC-4 DNA window includes the following coding sequences:
- a CDS encoding DUF4194 domain-containing protein, which yields MTTTDPDIDFSSLPQVDQNARPPQQRRPRFDGDVSELPDRACWALQHLLTRRYVSAESDSDIYAWVLEYRDQLAVRLSELDLLLRVIDGSDVAFVEQARYESARGVKLLRREPLGTYDSILALHLAQMMRASGGQSVLISREEMHGLFSGVLNDTDRDAVTFAARIDGAITRLAGLEILRRSRDDEDSYTISPVITAVMTASVITELQQQFEQLLKGGAPAEGEDGA from the coding sequence GTGACCACCACCGACCCTGATATCGACTTCTCGTCGCTTCCCCAGGTCGACCAGAACGCCCGTCCCCCGCAGCAACGCCGGCCGCGTTTCGACGGTGACGTCTCCGAGCTGCCCGACCGCGCCTGTTGGGCACTGCAGCATCTGCTGACCCGCCGCTACGTCAGCGCCGAGTCCGACAGCGACATCTACGCCTGGGTGCTGGAGTACCGCGACCAGCTGGCGGTGCGGCTCTCGGAGCTGGATCTGCTGCTGCGTGTCATCGACGGTTCGGATGTGGCGTTCGTCGAGCAGGCCCGCTACGAATCCGCCCGGGGCGTCAAGCTTCTGCGCCGTGAGCCGCTGGGCACCTACGACTCCATCCTGGCGCTGCACCTGGCCCAGATGATGCGCGCCTCCGGCGGGCAGAGCGTGCTGATCAGCCGCGAGGAGATGCACGGCCTGTTCTCCGGGGTGCTCAATGACACCGACCGCGACGCGGTGACGTTCGCCGCACGCATCGACGGCGCCATCACCCGGCTGGCCGGCCTGGAGATCCTGCGCCGCAGCCGCGACGACGAGGACAGCTACACCATCTCCCCCGTCATCACCGCGGTGATGACCGCCAGCGTGATCACCGAACTACAGCAGCAGTTCGAGCAGCTGCTCAAGGGCGGCGCGCCCGCCGAGGGAGAAGACGGTGCCTGA
- a CDS encoding DUF3375 domain-containing protein: MDDHGALSVADLLELNRDLQSSRPLRLLATTNLSLYSTLMERHLCDGVVGETELVVALERDLTELDATDGQSGLALIKSWASQGWLHRVLDERSDRNVCYLTQDARRALDFLRGMRRNDTIATGGSINGIASRLKQVAVRVDGDPARVRKHIEAEIAALQAELDDLDAGRRPEPDVTDCYDEARAIALQMERLITDIGQYGSMIEQATAALDEPIDSNVAYRDRQRQMYADYQAAWDSQGRDSHRAFLRMINDPDQRAEFEADVTAVAEGLPALDPALRKVMAGFFELVGHQIDEVERIQQRCAQRVKRFTAFGTLEQSRGVARQLNEAIGAARTLLTSSLTDSRLDIELPLARHTISSVGALSFKIGELSAPKPAKPADGEVDLASFAALTTQVDAPAMTEMLNAAVRHGPVSLPEAVGLLDNAYLGHVIVLWSWALKQPNTTVTTSTAVRFRSLDGTDREIAVPELHFTEPIAGALT, encoded by the coding sequence GTGGACGACCACGGCGCACTGTCGGTCGCCGACCTGCTCGAGCTCAACCGCGACCTGCAGAGCTCGCGGCCGCTGCGGCTGCTGGCGACCACAAATCTGAGCCTGTACTCGACGTTGATGGAGCGTCATCTGTGCGACGGGGTGGTCGGCGAGACCGAGCTGGTGGTCGCCTTGGAGCGCGACCTGACCGAGCTCGACGCCACCGACGGGCAGTCTGGGCTCGCGCTGATCAAATCGTGGGCCAGCCAGGGCTGGCTGCATCGTGTGCTCGACGAGCGCAGCGACCGCAACGTCTGCTATCTGACCCAGGATGCCCGCCGGGCACTGGACTTCCTGCGCGGCATGCGCCGCAATGACACCATCGCCACCGGCGGCTCGATCAACGGCATCGCGTCCCGGCTCAAGCAGGTCGCAGTCAGGGTCGACGGTGACCCGGCCCGGGTGCGCAAACACATCGAGGCCGAAATCGCCGCACTGCAAGCCGAACTCGATGATCTCGACGCCGGACGCCGGCCCGAACCCGATGTCACCGACTGCTACGACGAGGCCCGCGCCATCGCGCTGCAGATGGAACGCTTGATCACCGACATCGGCCAGTACGGTTCGATGATCGAGCAGGCCACCGCCGCGCTGGACGAGCCGATCGACAGCAACGTTGCCTACCGCGACCGACAGCGCCAGATGTATGCCGACTACCAGGCCGCCTGGGATTCCCAGGGGCGCGACAGCCACCGCGCGTTCCTGCGGATGATCAACGATCCCGATCAGCGCGCTGAGTTCGAGGCCGATGTGACCGCGGTCGCCGAGGGTCTGCCCGCGCTGGACCCGGCACTGCGCAAGGTGATGGCCGGCTTCTTCGAGCTGGTCGGACACCAGATCGACGAGGTCGAGCGCATCCAGCAGCGCTGCGCGCAACGGGTCAAGCGGTTCACCGCGTTCGGCACGCTGGAACAGAGCCGCGGAGTGGCGCGGCAGCTCAACGAGGCCATCGGCGCGGCGCGCACGCTGCTCACGTCGAGCCTGACCGACTCGCGGCTGGACATCGAGCTGCCGCTGGCCCGGCACACGATCAGCTCGGTCGGCGCGCTCAGCTTCAAGATCGGCGAGCTGTCCGCCCCGAAGCCGGCCAAACCCGCCGACGGCGAGGTCGACCTGGCCAGCTTCGCCGCGTTGACCACGCAGGTCGACGCACCGGCGATGACCGAGATGCTCAACGCGGCGGTGCGCCACGGCCCGGTCTCCCTGCCCGAAGCCGTGGGGTTGCTCGACAACGCCTATCTCGGGCACGTCATCGTGTTGTGGTCGTGGGCACTCAAACAACCCAACACCACCGTCACCACATCGACCGCCGTGCGCTTCCGTTCGCTCGACGGAACCGACCGCGAAATAGCGGTGCCCGAACTGCACTTCACCGAACCGATCGCGGGAGCGCTGACGTGA
- a CDS encoding FAD-dependent monooxygenase — MRVLISGASIAGPVLGYWLARHGFDVTVVERAPRLRKTGGHAVDLFGPAMDIAEQMGVLDQVLAHATGTHRIVFRRPGGRWPVRMDYGKLSSAISARHVEIMRDDLSQIFFDAGHDGIEYLFGDQLTAIDPDGRVDLASGGSRRFDLVIGADGLHSGVRQLVFGPDAGHTEFLGAYLSVVSVPKSLVTAGEMPGYLDVDRMAMIYTAEHLHDARAVFLFRPSGDFDYDHRDTAAQQRQLTERFTGMSTEVDSWLDELGRTPAFYFDAITQLQLTSWSSGRVSLVGDAGYCPGPAVGGSTSLAVIGAYVLAGELAAAGGDHTTAFPAYENVMREPVLGARALAKGVAKSILPSSSLNAWAFLSGVRLLSALPRPVTDALARLNRKGIRLYDSIRVPKYSADRGVTGGR; from the coding sequence ATGCGCGTACTGATTTCCGGCGCGAGCATCGCCGGGCCGGTGCTGGGTTACTGGCTGGCCCGGCACGGCTTCGATGTCACGGTGGTCGAGCGTGCCCCGCGGTTGCGCAAGACCGGCGGCCACGCCGTCGACCTGTTCGGTCCCGCCATGGACATCGCCGAGCAGATGGGCGTGCTGGACCAGGTGCTGGCGCACGCGACCGGGACCCATCGGATCGTCTTCCGTCGGCCCGGTGGCCGCTGGCCGGTCCGGATGGACTACGGCAAGCTGTCCTCGGCGATCTCGGCTCGCCACGTCGAGATCATGCGCGACGATCTGAGTCAGATCTTCTTCGACGCCGGTCACGACGGAATCGAGTATCTGTTCGGCGATCAGCTCACCGCGATCGACCCAGACGGGCGGGTTGATCTCGCCTCCGGCGGGTCGCGCCGGTTCGATCTGGTGATCGGCGCCGACGGATTGCATTCCGGTGTCCGGCAACTGGTGTTCGGCCCCGATGCCGGGCACACCGAGTTCCTGGGTGCCTACCTGTCGGTGGTGTCGGTGCCGAAATCTCTTGTCACAGCCGGGGAAATGCCCGGCTACCTGGATGTCGACCGGATGGCCATGATCTACACCGCCGAGCATCTCCACGACGCCCGGGCGGTCTTCCTGTTCCGGCCATCGGGGGACTTCGACTACGACCACCGCGATACGGCCGCGCAGCAACGCCAGCTGACCGAACGCTTCACCGGGATGAGCACCGAGGTGGACAGCTGGCTCGACGAACTCGGCCGCACGCCAGCGTTCTACTTCGACGCCATCACCCAGCTCCAGCTCACCAGCTGGTCGAGCGGAAGGGTCTCCCTGGTCGGCGACGCGGGATACTGTCCCGGCCCGGCCGTCGGCGGCAGCACCAGCCTCGCAGTGATCGGCGCCTACGTCCTGGCCGGCGAATTGGCCGCGGCCGGAGGCGATCACACGACGGCGTTTCCGGCCTACGAGAACGTCATGCGCGAACCGGTGCTGGGCGCACGCGCACTGGCCAAGGGAGTGGCGAAGAGCATCTTGCCGTCCTCATCGCTGAACGCGTGGGCCTTCCTGAGCGGGGTGCGACTGCTCTCCGCGCTGCCCCGCCCCGTCACCGACGCCCTGGCCCGGCTCAACCGCAAAGGCATCCGGCTCTACGACTCGATCCGGGTGCCCAAATACAGCGCAGACCGGGGTGTCACAGGCGGGCGGTGA
- a CDS encoding TetR/AcrR family transcriptional regulator, with protein MSAVRPDTRQKIQDVARELFAEKGVQRTSLQDIAARLGITKPALYYHFASREDLVRSIVQPLVDGGERFVSQCEQADGLTPVELLEAYFDYFYAHRADLVTVVSELSTIANLGLIDSMLAWRERLGRVLFGPDPTLDQSVRAVIALGGLQDCCLQFPDVPGDELRAVGVSAALATLGLSDTAE; from the coding sequence GTGAGCGCGGTACGCCCGGACACCCGGCAGAAGATCCAGGACGTCGCCCGCGAACTGTTCGCCGAGAAGGGCGTGCAGCGCACCAGCCTGCAGGACATCGCTGCCCGATTGGGCATCACCAAACCGGCCCTGTACTACCACTTCGCGTCACGGGAAGACCTGGTGCGCAGCATCGTCCAGCCCCTGGTGGACGGCGGTGAACGATTCGTCTCACAGTGCGAGCAAGCCGACGGCCTGACACCGGTGGAACTGCTGGAGGCGTACTTCGACTACTTCTATGCCCACCGCGCCGATCTGGTCACGGTGGTCTCCGAGCTGAGCACCATCGCCAACCTCGGCCTCATCGACAGCATGCTGGCCTGGCGGGAACGGCTCGGCCGGGTCCTGTTCGGACCGGACCCGACCCTGGATCAATCGGTGCGTGCGGTCATCGCCCTGGGCGGTCTGCAGGACTGCTGCCTGCAGTTCCCCGACGTACCGGGCGACGAGCTGCGCGCCGTCGGGGTCTCCGCGGCGCTGGCGACGCTGGGTCTGTCCGACACCGCCGAGTAA
- a CDS encoding alpha/beta fold hydrolase: MTVVFVHGNPETSAIWGPLVAALGRDDVVLLSPPGFGAPLPDGFAATYLDYRDWLENELSTIDGPIDLVGHDWGGGHVVNVVMHRPELVRSWASDVVGLFDPDYVWHDMAQVWQTPGAGEELIENMMGGGVQARTELMRSLGIPDDIAAALAEEQNEDMGTAILALYRSAAQPAMAEAGRALENAAARPGLSLLATEDPYIGQSDNRRRAAERAGARTEVLEGLGHWWMVEDPARGAAALTTFWATLD, translated from the coding sequence ATGACGGTGGTGTTCGTGCATGGCAACCCGGAAACGTCGGCCATCTGGGGTCCGCTGGTCGCCGCGCTGGGGCGTGACGACGTCGTGCTGCTGTCCCCGCCCGGCTTCGGGGCGCCGCTGCCCGACGGGTTCGCCGCCACCTATCTGGACTACCGGGACTGGCTGGAGAACGAGCTGTCGACGATCGACGGGCCGATCGACCTGGTCGGGCACGACTGGGGCGGCGGACATGTCGTCAACGTCGTCATGCACCGTCCCGAACTGGTGCGCAGCTGGGCCAGCGACGTCGTCGGCCTGTTCGACCCGGACTACGTCTGGCACGACATGGCCCAGGTGTGGCAGACCCCCGGCGCCGGCGAGGAGCTGATCGAGAACATGATGGGCGGCGGGGTGCAGGCGCGCACCGAGCTGATGCGCTCGCTGGGCATCCCCGACGACATCGCCGCGGCGCTGGCCGAGGAACAGAACGAGGACATGGGCACAGCGATCCTCGCGCTGTACCGCTCGGCGGCCCAGCCCGCGATGGCCGAGGCCGGCAGAGCGCTGGAGAACGCCGCGGCCCGGCCTGGGCTGTCCTTGCTGGCCACCGAAGACCCGTACATCGGGCAGTCCGACAACCGCCGGCGCGCCGCCGAGCGGGCCGGTGCGCGCACCGAGGTGCTCGAGGGTTTGGGGCACTGGTGGATGGTCGAAGACCCGGCCCGCGGGGCGGCGGCGCTGACCACGTTCTGGGCGACGCTCGACTAG
- a CDS encoding low specificity L-threonine aldolase: protein MAHVPVSTAFASDNAAPAHPAAMAALQQVNTGSAAAYGADQVSTEAADALRATFEAPDAEVLFTFTGTAANIIALASAVRPWQEVLCSDIAHVLVDEAGGPVRLSGAPLTRLPSDDGLIDPTALDRHAARRGPVHHSQPRIVSITQSTENGRVWNPAALAEFVDHAHDLDLLVHIDGSRLANAVAALGVSAKAAIGDADIVTVGGTKNGMLFGDALLIRRPEHFAGIRFVQKQIGHLASKNRFVAAQFSAFLRDGLWLRTAAHANTMAARLGAGFERAGLRLACPVEANEVFVELDADTHRALGRHYAAHQPDPDVAVVRFVCAWSTTDSEVDQLLETVRALKNTS, encoded by the coding sequence ATGGCGCACGTGCCTGTGTCGACCGCGTTCGCCTCCGACAACGCCGCTCCGGCGCATCCGGCGGCGATGGCGGCGCTACAGCAGGTCAACACCGGCTCGGCCGCGGCCTACGGCGCCGACCAGGTCAGCACCGAGGCTGCCGACGCACTGCGGGCGACGTTCGAGGCACCCGACGCCGAGGTGCTGTTCACCTTCACCGGCACCGCGGCCAACATCATCGCGCTGGCCTCGGCGGTGCGGCCGTGGCAGGAGGTCCTGTGCAGTGACATCGCGCACGTGCTGGTCGACGAAGCCGGTGGACCGGTGCGATTGTCCGGGGCGCCACTGACCCGGCTGCCCAGCGACGACGGGTTGATCGATCCGACCGCACTCGACCGTCACGCGGCACGCCGAGGCCCGGTGCACCATTCCCAGCCCCGCATCGTCAGCATCACCCAGTCCACCGAGAACGGCCGGGTGTGGAATCCTGCGGCGCTCGCCGAATTCGTCGACCACGCCCACGATCTCGACCTGCTCGTCCACATCGACGGTTCGCGCTTGGCCAATGCCGTTGCCGCACTAGGTGTCTCAGCCAAAGCAGCAATTGGCGACGCGGACATCGTCACGGTCGGTGGCACCAAGAACGGCATGCTGTTCGGCGATGCGCTGCTGATCCGCCGACCCGAGCACTTTGCGGGTATCCGCTTCGTGCAGAAGCAGATCGGTCATCTTGCCAGTAAGAACCGGTTCGTCGCGGCGCAGTTCTCGGCATTCTTGCGCGACGGGCTGTGGCTGCGCACCGCAGCGCACGCCAACACGATGGCCGCCCGGCTCGGCGCCGGCTTCGAGCGGGCGGGCCTACGGTTGGCCTGCCCGGTCGAGGCCAACGAGGTGTTCGTCGAGCTCGACGCCGACACTCACCGCGCGCTTGGCCGGCACTACGCAGCACACCAGCCCGATCCCGACGTTGCGGTGGTGCGATTCGTCTGCGCGTGGTCGACGACCGACAGCGAGGTCGATCAGCTACTGGAGACCGTCCGCGCGCTGAAAAACACCTCTTAG
- a CDS encoding AAA family ATPase: MSTVEGRAVVLTDEFRHALALLAGGEHLFLTGKAGTGKSTLIRRHLADTDRNVVVVAPTGIAALNVEGYTIHRLFGFRATTTLHDVVSGAYRPGRFSKTLASLDALIIDEASMVRADVFDMVSAALQRFGPQPGTPFGGVQIVLVGDLYQLPPVVSEHESAFFSSTYDTPYFFSAKSFRRDDFPTVSLTTVFRQLGDDRMTAILNEIREGVLLGHAQEQLNARADRDFVPPDDELWLTLAPTNRLVTARNRQQLQRLPGDEMVHQARASGDLTLFEAPVEETLRFKVGAQVMMLNNDQHGRWVNGSIGRVVGVGYDRYGAVVEVEFPDGSVADVTPFTWEVTRPVVSGASLGREVVGSYTQLPFKLAWAITIHKSQGQTLDRVVVDLTGGMFSTGQLYVALSRCTSLSGLVLKRPVLPKDLKIDRRIARFLRSAGGTSDARRYCAIGMLTVGDEGRMSRPRPVELAVAFDDGTAISTLINPQRDLADARTAFGISVSDVLLAPTLREVWAVIAPMLEGWTPVGVGVDDQLGLLDFELKRLGYVTAMPLGVPLRDGRVTGRTALERARSQLAMHVAQDAEMGSSAFSEPAADESVSGLLVSRDPDINTPVAEHLPGLSALLRVSRDVGATLLGAAVTRDLDSSWDAAARQSVADQLGAAAARVTLPAEVAARLRQASLLLGVDIDVTQSCAEEQQDIAAVLVPGARICFTGTAADADGRVLERWEMENLARAAGLAPVASVTKTRCDVLVTAEAGTQSGKARKASEYGKPVFCATDFFSWLATHPRPAAE; this comes from the coding sequence ATGTCGACCGTTGAGGGCCGAGCGGTGGTCCTCACCGACGAGTTCCGCCACGCGCTGGCGCTGCTGGCCGGTGGGGAGCACCTGTTCCTGACCGGCAAGGCCGGCACCGGCAAGTCGACCCTGATCCGGCGTCATCTGGCCGACACCGATCGCAACGTCGTCGTGGTGGCCCCGACGGGCATCGCCGCGTTGAACGTCGAGGGCTACACCATCCACCGGCTCTTCGGCTTTCGCGCAACGACGACGCTGCACGACGTGGTCTCCGGCGCCTACCGGCCCGGCCGGTTCAGCAAGACCCTCGCCTCGCTGGACGCGCTGATCATCGACGAGGCCTCGATGGTGCGCGCCGACGTGTTCGACATGGTCAGCGCCGCGTTGCAGCGATTCGGCCCGCAGCCGGGCACCCCGTTCGGCGGGGTGCAGATCGTCCTGGTCGGTGATCTGTACCAGCTGCCGCCGGTGGTCAGCGAGCATGAATCGGCCTTCTTCTCGTCGACCTATGACACCCCGTACTTCTTCTCGGCCAAGAGTTTCCGGCGCGACGACTTCCCCACGGTGTCGCTGACAACGGTGTTCCGTCAACTCGGCGACGACCGGATGACAGCGATTCTCAACGAGATTCGTGAGGGTGTGTTGCTGGGTCACGCGCAGGAGCAACTGAACGCCCGCGCCGACCGGGACTTCGTCCCGCCCGACGACGAGCTGTGGCTGACCCTGGCGCCCACCAACCGGCTCGTCACCGCCCGCAATCGCCAACAGCTGCAACGCCTTCCCGGTGACGAGATGGTGCATCAGGCGCGGGCATCGGGTGACCTGACGCTGTTCGAGGCGCCGGTGGAGGAAACCCTGCGGTTCAAGGTCGGCGCACAGGTGATGATGCTCAACAACGACCAGCACGGTCGCTGGGTCAACGGCAGCATCGGCCGGGTGGTCGGGGTGGGTTACGACCGCTACGGCGCCGTTGTGGAGGTCGAGTTTCCCGACGGCTCGGTCGCCGATGTCACCCCGTTCACCTGGGAGGTGACGCGACCCGTGGTCTCGGGTGCCTCGTTGGGTCGTGAGGTGGTCGGCTCCTACACCCAGTTGCCGTTCAAGCTGGCATGGGCGATCACGATCCACAAGAGCCAGGGCCAGACGTTGGACCGGGTGGTCGTCGACCTGACCGGCGGGATGTTCTCCACCGGCCAGCTGTACGTGGCGTTGAGTCGGTGCACGTCACTGTCCGGCCTGGTGCTCAAAAGACCTGTGCTGCCCAAGGATCTGAAGATCGACCGGCGGATCGCACGCTTTCTGCGCAGTGCGGGCGGCACGTCGGATGCTCGGCGGTACTGCGCGATCGGGATGCTGACCGTCGGTGACGAGGGACGGATGTCACGGCCGCGTCCGGTCGAACTGGCGGTGGCTTTCGACGACGGCACCGCGATCTCGACGCTGATCAACCCGCAGCGCGATCTGGCCGACGCGCGAACGGCGTTCGGCATCAGCGTCTCCGACGTGCTGCTGGCACCGACGCTGCGCGAGGTCTGGGCGGTCATCGCGCCGATGCTGGAGGGGTGGACGCCGGTTGGTGTCGGTGTCGACGACCAGTTGGGACTGCTCGATTTCGAGCTCAAGCGACTCGGCTACGTGACCGCGATGCCGCTGGGGGTGCCGCTGCGCGACGGACGGGTCACCGGGCGTACCGCGCTGGAGCGGGCCCGCTCCCAGTTGGCGATGCACGTTGCCCAGGACGCCGAAATGGGCTCGTCGGCGTTCTCCGAACCTGCTGCAGACGAGTCTGTTTCGGGTCTGCTGGTCAGTCGCGACCCGGATATCAACACTCCGGTGGCAGAACACCTGCCCGGCTTGTCGGCGCTGCTGCGGGTCAGTCGTGACGTGGGCGCGACGCTGCTCGGGGCCGCGGTGACCCGCGACCTCGACTCGTCGTGGGATGCCGCGGCCCGCCAGTCGGTGGCCGATCAGTTGGGTGCGGCAGCGGCGCGGGTCACGCTGCCCGCCGAGGTGGCCGCGCGGCTGCGCCAAGCCTCCCTGCTGTTGGGGGTGGACATCGACGTCACGCAGTCATGTGCGGAGGAACAGCAGGACATCGCCGCGGTTCTGGTGCCGGGCGCGCGGATCTGTTTCACCGGCACAGCTGCCGACGCCGACGGTCGGGTGCTGGAGCGGTGGGAGATGGAGAACTTGGCCCGGGCTGCGGGGTTGGCACCGGTGGCTTCGGTGACCAAGACGCGCTGCGACGTGCTGGTCACCGCCGAAGCGGGCACGCAGTCGGGCAAGGCGCGCAAAGCATCGGAGTACGGCAAGCCGGTGTTCTGCGCGACCGACTTCTTCAGCTGGCTGGCCACCCACCCCCGCCCCGCCGCGGAATAG
- a CDS encoding TVP38/TMEM64 family protein, producing the protein MVETEGVAETSRRRHIVRLALFVVLLGVLFYLVAIERVIDVGYIRAAIESTGPLAPLAFVVISAVMGAVLVPGPLLAGTSGFLFGPLLGTFTTLGATVGTALIASFAGRRAGKESARALLGPARSARIDGLIARGGLWAVVGQRFVPGVSDALASYAFGAFGVPLWQMAAGAFIGSAPRAFVYTAVGASIAEFSAPLAFAAIAVWCAMAVIGAFAAHRGWRRWRAGRARRDTPDAPEPRDTPEPRQ; encoded by the coding sequence ATGGTTGAGACCGAAGGGGTTGCGGAGACGTCGCGGCGCCGGCACATCGTGCGGTTGGCCCTGTTCGTGGTGCTGCTGGGGGTGTTGTTCTACCTGGTGGCCATCGAGCGCGTCATCGACGTGGGCTACATCCGGGCGGCCATCGAGTCGACCGGCCCGCTGGCGCCGTTGGCGTTCGTGGTGATCTCGGCGGTGATGGGCGCGGTGCTGGTGCCCGGGCCGCTGCTGGCCGGGACCAGCGGGTTCCTGTTCGGGCCGCTGCTGGGCACGTTCACCACGCTGGGCGCGACGGTCGGCACCGCACTGATCGCGAGCTTCGCGGGCCGACGCGCCGGCAAGGAGAGTGCTCGCGCGTTGCTGGGACCCGCGCGTTCTGCCCGCATCGACGGGCTGATCGCGCGCGGCGGCCTTTGGGCGGTGGTGGGCCAGCGGTTCGTGCCGGGCGTGTCCGACGCGCTGGCGTCATACGCGTTCGGGGCCTTCGGCGTGCCGCTGTGGCAGATGGCGGCAGGTGCGTTCATCGGGTCGGCGCCCAGGGCGTTCGTGTACACCGCGGTGGGCGCGTCGATCGCCGAGTTCTCCGCGCCGCTGGCGTTCGCCGCGATCGCGGTGTGGTGCGCGATGGCGGTGATCGGCGCATTCGCCGCGCATCGCGGCTGGCGCCGGTGGCGGGCCGGGCGCGCCCGCCGCGACACCCCCGACGCCCCCGAGCCCCGCGACACTCCCGAGCCCCGCCAGTGA
- a CDS encoding sulfurtransferase, giving the protein MSASPGDLAVTRRDVLISADELARLLNNGAQITLLDVRWSLSEPDGSAAYAAAHLPGAVYVSLDDELSDHSVSGRGRHPLPSGSTLQAAARRWGVRSGVPIVVYDDWNRAGSARAWWVLKAAGIADVRILDGGLAAWQGERHSGVVTPAPGDVTVTHEDLYHGALPTITADEAADTAVLLDARSPQRYRGDDEPVDPVAGHIPGARNLPSTDLLADDGSLRADLTETLDARGVHRGNGIAVYCGSGVTAAVVVAALAVTGVDAALFPGSWSQWSAEARPVALGDESLP; this is encoded by the coding sequence ATGAGCGCGTCACCGGGGGATCTCGCCGTGACCCGCCGCGACGTGCTCATCAGCGCCGACGAGCTGGCCCGGCTGCTCAACAACGGTGCGCAGATCACGCTGCTCGACGTGCGGTGGTCGCTGTCCGAACCCGACGGCTCCGCCGCCTACGCGGCAGCACACCTACCCGGCGCGGTGTATGTGTCGTTGGACGACGAGCTCAGCGATCACAGCGTCTCCGGGCGCGGACGCCACCCGTTGCCGTCCGGATCTACGCTGCAGGCCGCCGCTCGACGCTGGGGTGTGCGTTCCGGCGTCCCGATCGTCGTCTACGACGACTGGAACCGCGCCGGGTCGGCGCGCGCATGGTGGGTGCTCAAAGCCGCCGGCATCGCCGACGTCCGCATCCTCGATGGCGGACTGGCGGCGTGGCAGGGCGAACGGCATTCCGGCGTCGTGACGCCCGCGCCCGGTGATGTCACCGTCACCCACGAGGACCTGTATCACGGCGCGCTGCCGACCATCACCGCCGACGAGGCCGCCGACACCGCGGTGTTGCTCGACGCCCGCTCACCGCAGCGCTACCGCGGTGACGACGAACCCGTCGACCCGGTCGCCGGCCACATCCCCGGCGCCCGGAATCTGCCCAGCACCGATCTGCTCGCCGACGACGGCAGCCTGCGGGCAGACCTCACCGAGACGTTGGACGCCCGGGGCGTGCATCGCGGCAACGGCATCGCCGTCTACTGCGGGTCGGGCGTGACGGCGGCGGTGGTCGTCGCGGCGCTGGCAGTCACCGGTGTGGACGCCGCGCTGTTCCCCGGCTCATGGTCACAGTGGAGCGCCGAGGCGCGCCCGGTCGCGCTCGGCGACGAGTCACTCCCGTAG